AATTTGGTAACAAGTTGACAGAATCAATATAACAGCCCGTAGTTTGCGGTCAGATGCTTCAAGGACATTTCACGAGAAGCATGACACACAGACATTAAGTCACCGACAGCCCACCATCATAAGTGTTACACACTTTGATGAATCAGGTTGAATACTCGAGCACCAGGATAATCGATAAAGTGGGGATCGGATTAGCCTCACCTACAAAAACCTAAACTCCCTCCAATGCAAAACCTAGCCATATTCTACTAGACCATAGAAAGTATGAGAGTCTGTACAGGATTCCCCACTACACACCAATAGCTCCAATCAACCCATCAAACAAACTGGACGTAATGATACATTCTGTGGGCAGTTCCACATGGAATAGTTGCCAAATGTCTCGCCCACTTCTTGAGAGGGCTCAGCATGTCCTTGGTTTAGAAAAATTCCCACCTTAAATCTCCAAGCATCCGTTACCTGTGGTTATCAATACGGCCGACCTTGATTACATTTTGATACCCTTTTCATGAAATGAAATCCCAATTGTCAAATATTCCTGTccatttcatgtcaattgtgcTTGTATACCATTATAATTGCACAGAAAATCTACTTTTCCATTCTAGTCATGATATAATGAAACACACTAGAGAAGTCACCAGGGCATATGAAAATGTTTCCAGGCAACATATTCACTTCCAGATTGCTATAACATCAGAGTGTTCATGAATAGCTCAAAGGATATATTGTACAATCCCATACCCACAGGCAATAACGTTACCATACCTAGCCCAGGGGTTTTGATATGAACCCAAGGTCACAGCGCAAGGACCTCCGGCATTGAGAACTAGATCTAACAGCAATCATTTACCAGTTAAATGTTCCTGTTGCTAGACACACAACTAAGCTAATTTTATTGAAACATAACTCTGGTTATTCAGACTGAATTGTAATAGCTACAGGTATAGGTTTTCAATTCAGGCACAAAGTTTCTGATGCTGCAGAATTTTTCTGTTTTGCCATGCTTGCACTCGTCATTTGTTGGTACTCATAAGTATCCTTCAACTGAGAGATGATCATTCAGTTTACTACAAAACTGAATGTCCAATTTGATTAGTTAATCCGTTTGTTATTAGTTGAAATAAGCATGGTTAAATTAACTTAATATAACACTACTAAATCTGGAGAATAGTTTTAAATTGGAGTGGTGAAATAAGAACAAGGATGAACACTGGAAGATTACAAAGTGATGACTGAAATTGAATCCATAAATTTTAATATTGTCTCCGTCAGACAATCACAGCCCAAGGGTAAAATCGCTTTGAAATCATGATTAAATTACGAGAGAAGGATCCAAGTCATACTGGGAGTCCCAAAACAATTATGTTTTCTGGCCAACTGTTTAACCTTGTGGATTATAGTTGAGCCACAAGATCCCATCAATTCTCATTGAGAAGTTTAGCACAATTAGTATCAGGCCTTGTGGGCTTATAGCGAGAGCTGGGGTTTGCTATCTTGTAAATATACTTCTAGATGTCCAAGGTCGGCCTTAATCGACTATTTATACCCACCAGCACTATTTTCCAGTGTTGATCCCAAAGACCCTGAACCCTCCATGATCTCATAAACTTGACCTTGGGACTTATGAGACATTTAATTCATGGTAATATCTTGGTTATAGCCCAGCTGGAATCATCATTCAATTTCATGCTATATCAAATGCAGTCCATTCCGATTTGAGACAGTTTAAAAACCTAGAAATTAATGTACTTTCTCCTGCACTTGTATCAGCAAGTTAAGATGAGAAGGAATCCATGTTCAACTAGCTGTATACACAGATAATTACGGTGCATTTCAAAAGCAATTCTTGGATTGTCTGACGGGACAAACTGAGATGAATGGCCACAAAAGAGACTACACAGGTTTTCGATGACATGAAACAGGTCCATTTGGTTGGATATTGTATATTCCATACGGATTTGTATCAAAAGGgaggaaaatttcattttggggGCAGGGTATTGACAAGACCGAGTCAACAATGTTGAATAGTGGAGCATCTGTTGGGCGGGCTGTAACAGCGCACTTTAAGGAGGAGGTAAAGGAGAGTAGGTGACTAATGGAGGCAGGGACTTGGGTAGTACAAAGCAATTCTGAAAGTAGCATGACAAAGAATCACTCAATggaattgtcacaaccaaaatgACTGCAAACACATAAGTCATTATAATTCTTGAGTATTCTATTTTAAAAATTCCTGGCTTTTGAATAATATGAGAGGGGTTAACTAATAACCTGTGAATTGAATGTCAAGGGTTTTTAATCACTGAGGGGCTTCAAGCAATCTGGGCTTTGTGGCAATCAACAGCGCTTCTGAAAAATGATATTTCATTCAAGGTGCAATAGTTCTACTCCTAATTGATAGCAGTGGGTAGATTATTATAAGGGCAATTGTAGCATTTAGCTGAACAAAGGACCCAACCTTTCCACCTTCACTCACTGTTTATAAAAGGAATCTGTGGAAAACTAAGGCGTCATcataaatactctagtttcaccgacctAAGACCGCTTCATCAATTACaatgaaatcgacacaaaggcCAGGTATAAAGGTATAACATGAGGCAATGACCATTGGACCAACCTGTTATCTGTCCTTCAGAATACGTCCAGCAGGTGTTACCCAACATATATACTGCCAATACAATACAAGTAGCCATACATTCCCAACTGGGGAATTGGCATACAAGTTAGTTTGATTATCACCAGATTACACCTACAATGACAATTTGCATAGCGTTAGGTAAAAGCAATCAACAGAATACAAAACTTGATTAGGACAGGAAAGTTGGACCTGTCAGGGTGATTTCGCACCTGTGTCACCCAAGGCCACAGGGGAGGCCCTGACCTAGATTTCAGCCATTGTCATGTGCAAGTATTTACAACTTTAAAGGAAAATAACAGGGTAGCCTCTGTTGAACTCAATCCACATTCAAGGCGCATGTCCTTGGGTCCATGTCCTTGGATCGAGCTGTGATAGACAACAATCTGCATGTCTCAATGAACATGACCAGATACTGAAAACTTTCAAACATATTCATTCCAGGGAAGGGAGTCTAGATATATTTATCAAGTCAATTCTGATGACATCAGTAATTTTGTCCTTCAGCCAGGAATTTTCAAACATATTTAATCCAGTTTTAACTTAACTTAGTTAGTCTTAGCAGCTTGGCACCACACCCATGGTCAAGAACCCTTAGTGGGTCGTTTGTTGGGAGAGGCTGAGCCTGtcaaaaatctgtacatgtatgtgtgggCAACCTCACAGGAAAGAGAATAttgcaaaaaatccaaaaatattttcaagttgtTAATCCTAACCAGGAACATGGACTCTGTTTTCTTCACAGATTGTTTGGCACTTTCGAATTCTGTGGAATGGTGCCAAACCAAGTCATGTCCTTAGGTCTTTGTGACAGTCAATAAACTGCACGTGAGCAAGTGCATATTTGATCATATTTCCAAGAACTGATTGATATAGAATGAATTATTAGTCCTTGAAAACAGGAATATGGAATTGTTTTTTAGGTGACAACCTCAAATGTCATACAGACCTGTCATTAGAGATCGGCTGTTAAGAATGTGCAATACATTGTCCCACAAAAAGGTCAATAACCTTTTAGATTATCAACAAATGTGCATATTCCAAGGTTGTGGCTACACCTGTTACACCAACAGTGCAGACATGCATTGTGCCACAAGCATATGTGACATCActaaaacatgtcagacagGACTGCATGATCTAATGCCAGCAAATCATGAAAGAGATTCCCTATTTCCCAAAAATACTTAAGTAATTACTGCAGATTTCAAATCACTTACTAAATACTTAACTTATTGTTGACCTGTTTGCTATTCGGAGTATTCCGACTCATGACCATGGCCTAAAAGTAAGTTCAAGACAAGTTCATTACCCTGCCTGAGGGTCAACAGTTCAGTCCACAGGGGATGGAGTCATGTTTCTATATATAGTCCAGAAGTCAGAGTGCTGACCAGCTGAACCAGTCCTCTCAGAACCTTTGAAATCAGCGAGTGACCATCACTGCGGCATCATCACTGTCGCCAGGATTAAGGGACCCCTTCCCTTCTTTGTTTTAGGCTCACACCTCTAGATCATAGTCCTAGACATAGATCTAGATCATAGACATAGGCATAGATCTAGATCATAGACATAGGCATAGATCTAGATCATAGACCGGATATTGCAATCTCGGaaccttgtgtgtcaagatgcagAACGTCGGTACAAATAAACCTCAAATCTGAATATGAGTTATTGTAAAGCTGATAATGAAGAGTGGTTCTGAGATGCCCCCTTACCTCCCCGCAGGTTCTTGATTAGATTTCTATGAAGATAACAAAGGGATGCAGCACTTATCTTGTCCATCTCATGTGGACAACAAAAGACTGACCCTACCCAGTGATACTCCCAGGGAACAAATGGTCACGCCACCCTAATCTCCTGTTTCTATCCCACTTTTCCAGCTGTTTCTATGCGTGGGTTGACAATATGATGACCCTCTCGAACAGACCCTTATCACAGTTATCTATAACTATGGACAATAGGATGACCCTGGCCTGTCATTATTTGGGCATTGACCATAAAATCCTAGTGTTTCACAAGCATCTTCTCATAGCTCCACAGGAAATGACAGATGGCCAAATTCAAAATCATAAATGACTGGGCAGAttataagggggggggggctattcaGAATGAGTCATTCAAATTTACTGAAAgggttcaaattttgtttgcgAAAAAGGGTCCCAAAAGGCACCATGTCTGATACAAAGGGTCTACAAATGGACCAAACACTTTCTTTCAGAGTCGAGAAAAGGGCCACAAGACCCTTCCCGTATGGAGGCAAGGGGCAAAAAGGTCACCAGCTCTTTAGCGTGGTCCCTTTGTCTGCACAAGCATAAAATGTACAAAGAATGCCATGTTTGCAAGGGACACAAAGGGTCTGAAGACACTGCAGCTGGGGAGGGGTTCAGGGGTGTGTAAAGCAGGCGACCAGTCTTTGTTCTAGGGAAGGGAGACACCACCCTGCACCTCGATTCATATTAAAGAAGGGTCACAAAAAGGCCAGTACGAAAACCCTATTCCATCCTTTGTGCCCCTTGTTACGGAAACCCTTTTGATAAGGTTTGAATGTTGCATAATGTCATTCATCTCTGAATTCAAATTACCTCATAGCAGCTGTCTCTTGAGGTTGACATTCTGCCACCATTTGCTACAACGGGTCTCAGGTTACATTAGGGCATAGCTACTAGGAGAAACATACATTTCCCAAACCAGGCCTAAAGTGCATCCCGACTCTCACTGTTTTATCATCCATACACTCTCACAATGCacaccttggtggtcaagagaAATGTGATGATAGTACAGAAaaacttttctgaaaaaaaattactgCTCGAGTTGTCTATTGAAAGCAGAAATCAATTATCTTTAGAACGATCAGGTAAATCGGAGTGTTTTCATGCAATTCAATGAACCATATATGGAAAAAGGGGCCTACACAATAAGCAAACTGAACAGGCTGCTATTAAGTATGAATCGATAACAGACACGAAAAAAGTGGAAACCAGTCAGACAGCCCACACAACTTTGTTGATACATTAGGAAAGCACATGTTTTATTCCTGTAGGTCTGCATGAAGAAGAGGAGCTTAAACCCAAATCACCCGGAGAAACAGCATTATTTCAATGATTCCCACTGAATAGAAAGATTTCAACAACTAATTCTCGTACTATCATTTCACTGCGAGGCCTTGAAGCATTAAGTATCTCATTCAAATATTAATTTGCAAAGCCCTATTTTTTTATGAACGCAAAGCTTTCTGAAACGGTGTGTAATCTAAAGAATATGAAGAAAGACACATAAAAACTTATTAACTATAATTAAGGGTCCAAAACTAATAAGAGTTGCTGAATAATCACCAAAAGGAAATAGACATTATCATATGCCAATTACTGCACATGCCAGTTTAACTCAGGAacaagagcccccccccccccccccgcagaatAGACAGGGCCATTGAAAAGAAGGGTCAAAGTACTTAATTCATAACTCTGTTCAATTACACCAAAAGAAAGCTCTCTTGACACGACCACGGGTGCATAATGAAATGAAACGACAATCGTCCCACTAACAAAAACTAACAGCTAGAAAGGGCCACAATAAAAAGGTCAAAAGTATCTTACCTTGAATTATCAGATCGATTTGATGAATgattattatgatgatgatgagaatggGAATCAGTCCGTACTACAACAACATTATTCTGTCTCTGTGTCGTCGATATTACATCATCGTTCGAAGACTGTAAACATTTTTGACATAAGTGCCCAGTCAGGAGATGATAAAGACACATATCTTTCATTGGGACCTCCGGACACCGACAAGTCGAGGGCTCCTCGTTTAGAGAGACCACTTCTGATAATATCGGATCGTAATCCTGTGGAATCATTGTGAATTGTCAATGACGAGACgcgatttcaaatttaaatCCCGGTGAGATCTGAAACTGCATAAACGTACCAATCCCCGTATTTGATATGTATGACTGAATCAGATGAGAGCATTTAATATATACACCAGTCAGTGTATCCTTGACTGGGAAATAGGACCGAGTTAACAAGCTTTGGGCTGAACCATTACCTCAGAGGGGAGCAATAGAGTAAGGCCTTGAGAATAAAGCAAAAAATGTCCTGACCACTGATATAACTGAATGCCAAGATGTACACCTTGTTTGAATGCTGTGAAGACTTCTACAATGGCTCGAAGCGATGGCAAAAAAGTTCTTGtttgtgcatttattgatcTGACTATGACTGCTAGTCTCCCCTGGAATTGCCATAATGGTTCAGTCTTTCCGCTTTGAACCTCGGTGACCTTAACCTGTCTGGAATCACTGTGCCATAAATAGCCACCTTAACTGTGTTTGAGGCACAAGTTAGGTAAACCATAACAATGGAATCGTGGCTATTTTAATTAATTGATCATGTAATGATGACACTATATGCAACCACACCAATATGGTTGGAGAGCAGGGCATAGAATAGCTTACACCAGAGTGTCCTGCATCCAGGTCATGGGTGGCATTTGTCTGTGTATTACTATTAGGGGCACCCTCAGAAGTAAGCAGTCACTCGGGTCACTGCCTGCCACAccaattggggggggggggggggttactggGGGGGGGGTTACTGGGGGGGGGTTACTGGGGGGGGGTTACtggggggggggtacaggggGGTACGGAGGGGGGAAGAGAGGATTATTATTTGATTCGATGAGCAAGAATTAACAGCCCTGTGTTGTAAACTTGAACAATAGATTGACTTGAACCTTTTCGTACTATCAAGAGTTGGATCAATAATATCAAGGCTATGTATTGACTCAGTCTCATGTTGTCATCAAGGTATAAATAAATGCAAGAAGAAGATAGGGGAGAGCGGGGATCCTGTATGCTATCCCTCCTTTGGGGACAAAATCTATAGAAACTGACCATGAAATGTTGGATCTTTGAAATCAACCCGTACTGTGAACAGTGACATTTTTCGGGGTTCCGGGAATTTAAATGCTCACTGTGACTACAGTACCAGGTATTGATATTCAGTGCAGCTCCTATCTATAACCAACTTAACCCCCAGAGGAATACTCATCTACAGGGCCAAGAAGGACCGCTTCAACTGTCCACCTCATCACAGGGTCCAGTTCATGGTAAAAAGACAAGACTGCCTTTACATTCTTACAGGGAGCACCAGATTTATTTCAGTCAATCTTAAGGTGGAATTGACTCAAATGATTATGGCCACAGGGATATCATTTGTAATCAAAGGTTAGCAAATGATTATCATCTTGGATCAAAGCTAATGCTATGTAGCTGATGGGATGGCTAGCTATCAATAATGACCAAGGCCAAAGTCCTTGATATGTAGGAAGTCAAGATGTGGGCTACATCGACAGAGGTATCACTAATCTGACAGATGTACTATGAAGAAGCTGAGGGTGCCCAGAAAATTCCATGGCGAAAACTGACCCCGAAATATGacaactttaaaaatatttgctCTCTTGTTGTCACAATACTGTATGATGAACCAGTAAACTCCATTATCTTGAAAGAATGACTGACCCAGTCAGGACAAAAATGTGGGTCAGGGACAAACCCACTGACCTCATTATACAGGGCGTTCCAAGAAACATTCATTGTGTTCTATCAAATTTTGTTAGGATTAAACACACACTTGGGTAGTGACAAAGCTGAATGCAGTAAACGCAATTACTAACCTCCAAATGTTTTGAAAGCATGACTCACCCAGTCAGGACATCATGTGGGTCAGGGACAAATCAACTGTCCTGGATATACAGGGTGGGCCAAGAAATATTTGTGTTTTCATATTTCGAAAGAGTATTACTATTGTGTGGTTGTTTTTTCCACACACATACTGATTTATAAATCGAGGATCGCAATCAACTCGAAACAAAAATATTCTCCAATTCTGCTCCTGTATACAAAACTGAGGTAAAATTTCTGAAGAAGCATTGTTCATATTTTCAGGCATACTCATTGATTCCATTTCCATGGGCGAAAATCAATCAAGCTGTGAAAACTTTTCATTCTTCATTGAAAGTTTGTGATTTTATTGCTAGGATACAGAAATGCTGACGGAAAAAACAATTACTGAGACTGTAAACCGAAACTCTTCTCACCAACTTCAGCATTTCACGAAAATTTCTgcaaatatttgaatttttgcAAACCAAGGTTATTCGCAAAAACGGGCAATGTAAATTTCGCATTTTACAGTAGATACACGAAAGACTGCTATTGTTTATTTATAACAGgttcttttttaaaaatatgaaaagtGCTTTGAGTGCAAGCCTGTCAAGGTCTCGTGCATGCTTATCAAgctacagatggcagcacctacATAGGGAATACATGGAGATATCTGTCCTATTTTTGCTGAAGCATTTTTTTCTTGGTGAACCAGCTCAAGGTTTGTCTGGCTGATATCCTGCCAAACATTACAGAGAACACATTATCTTTAGACCAATAACATAAATATCTGAACAGGTGAATATTGACaggcacatgtacattgttgtaaTGATGTAGAGAAGAACCTTGGAACTAAGAATTGGTGATCTTTGTAGAAAGTTGGaataaactttagaatccccgatcagaaatgacgtcgtttgatcgcattcaactataaatccattgaacagtggtgcttggttagtcaaccgatgacctttttttggggtgtgatcggggattctaaactcgttccgaaAGTTGTCTAAATTACAGaggttaaaatgaaatggccagggccattgtgctcacctcatgtggaggaaagatggataaagagcatggtcttgtgtcatgtagtgttaggtttgatgtaggtccaagcaattacaatttccccaaaatggccaatttacagtacattcgacctctgtgaccttgaaaagtaggtcaaatcaaagaagacccgggtgacacattgaatggttgttagaattagatgaacctatgatataaaattggtgccaatcgggcaagtcattactaggaataatggcattttgaagaatttaggatttggccccctccctggaggccaaacggcaaatcagatcgcaccaaacttcggtacctgagatcacctgaccaaggggtacatgtgtacttaatttgtgatcaatagtcattgcagttaagaaacatgccatagttacggcctgacggcgaatttacgccatttgacctctgtgaccttgacaagaaggtcaaattaaaaatctgtgtgacatatactgtatggtggttagatgtacccatgatatcaaattggtggcaatcgggcaagaagttaaggaataatcacatttttaaggtttttggattttgccccctggtggtcaagtggtgaatcatattggaccaaactttggtccctgagatcacctgactaaggggtaaatgtgtaccaaatttggtatcaatagtcattgcagtttagaaacgtgccatcgttacatcctaacggctaatttacaccatttgacctctgtgaccttgaaaaggaggtcaaatcaaaaacccggaggatatatgatgcacctttgctagaagtacctaccatatttttttcaatatttcccgactactattaagggagatattgcatattttcacttttaacgtttggccccctggtggccaaaccatgaaacgaatcggaccgaaacttggtctcccaagtgtcattacataagggtacatgtgtaccaagtttcaactcaatagctctaacagttacgaaacgtgccctgctaacggacgacggacgacgacgacgacgacgacgtcgacgacgacgacgacgacgacgacgacgacgacgacgacggacgacggacgccacggtatgggataagctcacctctgctaagaggtgagctaatgaatgATGAATATTGTCTTTAATTCACTGCAGATGCTATGTGAAGAGAATGTAAAATACATCGGTAAACCAACTCACCAAGTTGTCAGCATTGAGAATTTTGCTAAATAATCCAAAATTTGAGTGGTCTATAATTCAAATTTGAGGAGGCCCTGAAGACACTCAGTTTTACACACACTTCAGCCCAGTTCAAATCATGGACTTACCCCCAAAACTGTTGGGAGCTAATTGCTCAATTGAGTGTCAGAGTCATGTGACCCAAGCTCCCCACTCATTTTCATACACACTATAATCAAAGTCTTTCAATTTAATATTAAAAGACTCTGCTATAATCCAGTCCAATGCATGGACTAAGCCCCTAAACAGTTGGAGTTAATTGATCAATTAAGTGTCACTGTGACCAAAGCTGTCAATCATACAATCAAAAACCACTACAGGCACATACCAAATGCATTTGTATATGGCATAGACATCAGGATATCCATCAGaaaagtgccatagttacactcaaacggccaatttacgccatttgacctctgtgaccttgaaaatcaggtcaaatcaaaaacccttatatgtgatgtatccttgctaggagaaccaaccacaaaacttttatcgaaaacgagtcactcataagagagatattccTTTTTTTTGGTTTCCACTTCTagacgacgatggacgccacggtatcgtaagCTTCCCTGAACGGTGAGCTCAAAAGGTGACGATGAAAAGTAAATCTATTTGACTGTACTCACCGGATTGACAACTGTACAGTCCACTTGCGTGACACTAAAAGGATCGAACTTGTCAGCACAGATAATGAGGTCGGGAAGAGGGTATAGCCGTAAAGCGTTGTCATATTGCCAGTAGAGGGGCATCACGTGCAGAGGAAGCGGGCAGAGATGGCCCTGGCAGATTATGGTTTTGGTGAACTGGAGAGAAATAACAGAAAAATACATTGGCtactgataataatgatgacaaATACAAGTTATACAGCGCCCTTTCCATTATAAAATGAATCATGTTAAAAGGCGTTCGAGACAAGTCACATACTAACATGAGTTGGTGTGTCACCATCCTTTGGAAATCGGACACAATTTCGGCACATCTTGGTCACAATGTTCTCCCTGAATATCACAATCTCTTGGGTACAGTACTGGATCCGACAGGGATTACTCGTGAATAGAGCATTTGGCACCTTTCTCATGAATTCTGTGGTCAAGCATGACGGTATTGCAGGTCTGGAATGATAACCAAATAAAAGttttcataaaacattcaattaTTCTTTCTCTTTGTGCAGATATGTACTCTGGTAGTTAAAGTCCTCAGGATGTGAAATCAGCTGCTAGCTGAAAGAGGGCTGcttttcaaaattgaatggcCGGGATAGAAAAAACATGTTTATCATAATAATCCTTGAGCAAAATGTAACAACAATGAGTGAGTGTCCGACAGTCCTTACCTTGGGAGAATGGTTCCATGGCCCGGATCTTGAGGTCCAGGGACAAACACAAATCGACCGGTCTGAGTTAGAGTGGGATACTCTCCTATCACCTTGGCAAGATTTTTTAATGAGTCTGAAAATAATCAGATCAATTACAAGCACTTGTACCAAATGTATTCCCAAAACCCCTCATGCAAGGGATTTGAGTAACCGACCCTTCTGACACACTAGAGCATATCATTATTTCAGCAGAATTAGTCGCTTTTATCGTCTGGTTAACTTTCCCTTCGAAAGCACAACTGACCTGTGAAGATTTTTGCATGCTCTCCTCCATAAGGTTTTGATGTGAAGTTGCCGCAGAAAACGAAACATGTTGGAGGCATCTCAGCATAGCCCATGAACAATGTCCGTAGTTTCTCTaaaacctgaaaatacaaatttagGTATGACCTGCAGTACTGTAAAACTCATCATGTGCATGTGGTGTAACAGCTCTTGACCAAGTTGACAGTAGCTCGGCAAGCTGGAAGTCCAGGGAAGTATAAGTATCATTATGTTCAGTTCAAATAATATTTTTCCCCACTCACCTTTGGCTGGTCAAGCCAGACATCTGATAAGAAAACCATCATTGCTTCCTCGTTTTCTTCCTCTATTTTCTTCAACTTTGCGGAGGCTTTACATGAGACAGCACCGGGTCCCCCGAAGAAGTTTGTATTTCCAAAATAAGATCTGGACAAACAGAATAAAACGGACATCAAGACGATTCAAGTTGCCACTTCAGAAAGTAACGATCCAACAAAAACTGCTCCAAGAGCGCAATCTGACAAGGAAAAGCCGACCAAGAGGTGATTTGTTGAGGAACAGTCCGACACCCCAGCCACTGATTCAAACAAAAGATACACAGTTTTCAACTGCTTTTGTGTTACCGGTTACTATAAAGTCTACTATGTTACAGGTTAGAATTCAAAGTTTATCATTACCTTGTTGTTTTTGCAGGTTCTGGAGGAGGAAATCCAAAGGCATTGACATGAAATATCTGATCTTCATACCATCCCTCTGCTAGCACAAAACAGTTCTCAGTGAAAAGGCCATTATGGAAACTGTAGTAGACGTCAAGGAAATCAACAAATAAGCCTGTAGTCAATCAGGACACcaattaaggacaccacttgtcagtcgtgagggtgtccttttaaagagg
Above is a window of Lineus longissimus chromosome 3, tnLinLong1.2, whole genome shotgun sequence DNA encoding:
- the LOC135484447 gene encoding DNA polymerase epsilon subunit 2-like, giving the protein MSAKTKSEVLSGFKMHGLTLRSEASKYLVEVFNHVDNSQREDCLDRIIEAVQRQQLKSSMIDKATCEAAVQECNADEDEDSGNTFSVIDAFEVPRFTYAIDRKKFIPSSSMGMKPPHLHSDAEAKCSLFRERYTTLHQRTSRHDLFTPLVLGVADQTKKFQLKPVEFLLGSTVKLGDIIVLGMLTQLKEGKWYLEDTTGCVQLDLTNFHNGLFTENCFVLAEGWYEDQIFHVNAFGFPPPEPAKTTRSYFGNTNFFGGPGAVSCKASAKLKKIEEENEEAMMVFLSDVWLDQPKVLEKLRTLFMGYAEMPPTCFVFCGNFTSKPYGGEHAKIFTDSLKNLAKVIGEYPTLTQTGRFVFVPGPQDPGHGTILPRPAIPSCLTTEFMRKVPNALFTSNPCRIQYCTQEIVIFRENIVTKMCRNCVRFPKDGDTPTHFTKTIICQGHLCPLPLHVMPLYWQYDNALRLYPLPDLIICADKFDPFSVTQVDCTVVNPGSFPRSDFAFKVYIPATRQVEESRIED